A region from the bacterium genome encodes:
- a CDS encoding PIN domain-containing protein, whose translation MLLVVDTSVLVADLLRIRGRERLSDHRLDLCIPEHTLGEVHAELPRRIGAVAASAGFAAAERDDLLILCLDAVDNNLAVVAAEVYSPFEEEARARSQRDPDDWPVVACALALSAAVWTNDNDLLGTGVPTWTTQTLQTWLDRSG comes from the coding sequence ATGCTGCTGGTGGTCGACACCAGCGTGCTGGTGGCCGACCTACTGCGGATCAGGGGAAGGGAGCGGCTCAGCGACCACCGCTTGGACCTGTGTATCCCCGAGCACACACTGGGCGAAGTTCATGCTGAGTTGCCTCGACGCATCGGTGCCGTCGCGGCGTCCGCCGGGTTCGCTGCGGCTGAACGGGACGACCTGTTGATTCTGTGCCTCGATGCGGTGGACAACAACCTGGCAGTCGTCGCCGCCGAGGTCTACTCGCCGTTCGAGGAGGAGGCGCGGGCGCGCTCGCAGCGAGATCCCGACGACTGGCCGGTCGTTGCTTGTGCCCTGGCCCTGAGCGCCGCGGTGTGGACGAACGACAACGATCTCCTGGGCACCGGTGTCCCCACCTGGACCACCCAGACCCTTCAGACCTGGCTGGATCGATCGGGCTGA
- a CDS encoding Coenzyme F420 hydrogenase/dehydrogenase, beta subunit C-terminal domain yields the protein MSDTMTAPAAPAPKPRWTYQWKELYEEVITSGLCTGCAGCVIACPHDVIGYRHEPGQYYPFHLEEELGLEDCVHGVKGCTSCTRACPRFRAWEPEADEHLFGRRRSDDEPSGVYKDIILTRASDDFVYEVGQDGGLVSAILIWCLENGIIDGALVSHLEGEAAGWKAIPGVATDRDEVLAAAGSRYTYSANTMAYPEAAERGLKELALVGMSCQTSIGPVMWHRKVGKVGRPIKLNIGLLCSKSFDDSLFDELFWIKYGLRKEDIKKMNIKGVFQVWMHNGDYHEISLKECHAWTREGCLHCPDFAAEHADISTGGIGDVSDWTLTVVRTPLGREIIVRMLQEGVIEGRPGDADPGAIALMHKLSAKSRQRWPDWAAPEARVGLPSRG from the coding sequence ATGAGCGACACGATGACCGCGCCGGCGGCGCCCGCCCCCAAGCCCCGCTGGACCTACCAGTGGAAGGAGCTCTACGAGGAGGTCATCACCAGCGGGCTGTGCACCGGCTGCGCCGGCTGCGTCATCGCCTGCCCCCACGACGTGATCGGCTACCGCCACGAGCCCGGCCAGTACTACCCGTTCCACCTGGAGGAGGAGCTGGGCCTGGAGGACTGCGTCCACGGCGTGAAGGGCTGCACCTCCTGCACCCGGGCCTGCCCCCGCTTCCGGGCCTGGGAGCCCGAGGCCGACGAGCACCTCTTCGGTCGCCGCCGCAGCGACGACGAGCCCTCGGGCGTCTACAAGGACATCATCCTGACCCGCGCCAGCGACGACTTCGTCTACGAGGTCGGCCAGGACGGCGGGCTGGTGTCGGCCATCCTCATCTGGTGCCTGGAGAACGGCATCATCGACGGCGCCCTGGTGTCGCACCTGGAGGGCGAGGCCGCCGGCTGGAAGGCCATCCCCGGCGTGGCCACCGACCGCGACGAGGTACTGGCCGCCGCCGGCAGCCGCTACACCTACTCGGCCAACACCATGGCGTACCCCGAGGCCGCCGAGCGGGGACTGAAGGAGCTGGCGCTGGTGGGCATGAGCTGCCAGACCTCCATCGGGCCGGTCATGTGGCACCGCAAGGTGGGCAAGGTGGGGCGGCCCATCAAGCTGAACATCGGCCTGCTGTGCTCCAAGAGCTTCGACGACTCGCTGTTCGACGAACTCTTCTGGATCAAGTACGGGCTGCGCAAAGAAGACATCAAGAAGATGAACATCAAGGGCGTCTTCCAGGTGTGGATGCACAACGGCGACTACCACGAGATCAGCCTGAAGGAGTGCCACGCCTGGACCCGGGAGGGCTGCCTGCACTGCCCCGACTTCGCCGCCGAGCACGCCGACATCTCCACCGGCGGCATCGGCGACGTCAGCGACTGGACCCTCACGGTGGTGCGCACGCCGCTGGGGCGGGAGATCATCGTGCGGATGCTGCAGGAGGGGGTGATCGAGGGGCGGCCCGGCGACGCCGACCCGGGCGCCATCGCCCTCATGCACAAACTC